In Myotis daubentonii chromosome 16, mMyoDau2.1, whole genome shotgun sequence, one DNA window encodes the following:
- the ARHGAP27 gene encoding rho GTPase-activating protein 27 isoform X4: MQTAQEAPHLSRRPGLEEAPGPRFLPPLPGTVDETPEPVYANIERQPPATSPVATAGPGPGQVWETHTDADTGRPYYYNPDTGVTTWDSPFEAAEDATSPAHSLSSVGSHESLETEWGQYWDEESRRVFFYNPVTGDKVWEEEAQEPEEEEEEEEDDENDNTLKMQPGLSPRSPKDQRPPTPETDYPEVLTSYPEEDYCSSGSFSEPGPASPFVTPPGWSCHVDPEGQTLYTNQFTQEQWVKLEDQHGKPYFYNPKDSSVRWDLPQIPVPAPRSILKSSQDSETPAQASPPEEKIKTLDKAGVLHRTKTVDKGKRVRKKHWSTSWTVLEGGILTFFKDSRTSAAVGLRQPPKLSTPEYTVELKGASLAWAPKDKSSKKNVLELRSQDGSEYLIQHDSEAIISTWHKAIAQGIQELSADLPPEEESENSSVDFGSSERLGSWREDEGRPGAAAPVLSPGVQESDLSKVRQKLLKFLLKRPTLQSLREKGYIKDQVFGCALATLCERERSPVPRFVRQCIHAVEARGLDIDGLYRISGNLATIQKLRYKVDHDERLDLEDGRWEDVHVITGALKLFFRELPEPLFPFSHFRQFIAAIKLQDQTQRSRLVRSLVHTLPAPNHETMRLLFQHLCRVIEYGEQNRMSVQSVAIVFGPTLLRPETEEASMPMTMVFQNQVVELILQQCSDIFPPH, from the exons ATGCAAACAGCCCAGGAGGCACCTCACCTGAGTAGGCGGCCTGGACTGGAAGAAGCCCCAGGGCCCCGgtttctccctcctctgccaggaACT GTGGATGAAACCCCAGAGCCCGTGTACGCGAACATAGAGAGACAGCCTCCGGCCACTTCACCTGTCGCCACCGCGGGCCCCGGACCCGGCCAGGTGTGGGAGACACACACGGACGCGGACACCGGGCGGCCCTACTACTACAACCCAGACACGGGCGTGACCACCTGGGACTCGCCCTTCGAGGCTGCGGAAGACGCCACCAGCCCGGCCCACTCCCTGTCCTCGGTGGGCAGCCACGAGAGCCTCGAGACTGAGTGGGGCCAGTACTGGGATGAGGAGAGCCGCAGGGTGTTCTTCTACAACCCGGTGACGGGCGACAAGGtctgggaggaggaggcccaagagcccgaggaggaggaggaggaggaggaggacgacgaGAACGACAACACGTTGAAGATGcagccaggcctgagcccccgCAGCCCCAAGGACCAgagg cctcccacccctgagaCGGACTACCCTGAGGTGCTGACCAGTTACCCCGAGGAGGACTATTGCTCTTCGGGCTCCTTCAGTGAGCCCGGGCCGGCCTCTCCTTTTGTCACGCCTCCCGGCTGGTCATGCCACGTGGACCCGGAGGGGCAGACACTCTACACCAACCAGTTTACCCAAGAGCAG tgGGTGAAGCTGGAGGACCAACATGGGAAGCCCTACTTCTACAACCCCAAAGACTCCTCTGTTCGGTGGGATCTGCCCCAG atcccagttcctgcccctcgAAGCATCCTCAAATCCAGCCAAGACAgtgagaccccagcccaggccagccctcCGGAGGAGAAG ATCAAGACCCTGGACAAGGCAGGCGTGCTCCATCGCACCAAGACAGTGGACAAGGGAAAGCGGGTCCG GAAGAAGCACTGGAGCACCTCCTGGACCGTGCTGGAGGGCGGCATCCTGACGTTCTTCAAGGACTCGAGGACCTCAGCTGCAGTCGGCCTG AGGCAGCCTCCTAAGCTCTCTACCCCCGAGTACACAGTGGAGCTGAAGGGGGCCTCTCTTGCCTGGGCCCCCAAAGACAAATCCAGCAAGAAGAATGTGCTGGAG CTGCGGAGCCAAGATGGCTCAGAGTACCTAATCCAGCACGACTCGGAGGCCATCATCAGCACCTGGCACAAGGCCATTGCCCAGGGCATCCAGGAACTG TCTGCAGACCTGCCCCCGGAGGAGGAAAGCGAGAACAGCAGTGTGGACTTCGGGTCCAGTGAGCGCCTGGGAAGCTGGCGGGAGGATGAGGGACGGCCTGGAGCAG CCGCTCCTGTCCTGAGCCCGGGGGTCCAGGAGAGCGACTTGAGCAAAGTCCGGCAGAAGCTCCTCAAGTTCCTACTCAAGAGGCCCACGCTGCAGTCGCTGCGGGAGAAGGGCTACATCAAAG aCCAGGTGTTCGGCTGCGCGCTGGCCACGCTGTGTGAGCGCGAGAGGAGCCCGGTGCCGCGCTTCGTGCGGCAGTGCATCCACGCTGTCGAGGCCCGCG ggctggaCATCGACGGGCTGTACCGCATCAGTGGAAACCTGGCCACCATCCAGAAGCTGCGCTACAAGGTGGACCACG ATGAGCGCCTGGACCTGGAGGACGGGCGCTGGGAGGACGTTCACGTGATCACCGGCGCCCTGAAGCTCTTCTTCCGAGAGCTGCCCGAGCCCCTCTTCCCCTTCTCGCACTTCCGCCAGTTCATCGCCGCCATCA AGCTGCAGGACCAGACCCAGCGCAGCCGCCTTGTGCGCAGCCTGGTGCACACGCTGCCCGCCCCCAACCACGAAACcatgcggctcctcttccagcaCCTGTGCCG GGTGATTGAGTACGGCGAACAGAACCGCATGTCGGTGCAGAGCGTGGCCATAGTGTTCGGGCCCACGCTGCTGCGGCCCGAGACGGAGGAAGCCAGCATGCCCATGACCATGGTGTTCCAGAACCAGGTTGTGGAGCTCATCCTGCAGCAGTGCTCCGACATCTTCCCGCCGCACTGA